Proteins from a genomic interval of Rhodococcoides fascians A25f:
- a CDS encoding YnfA family protein, whose product MNIVKSVMLFAVAALFEIGGAWLVWQGIREHRGWLWAGAGVIALGAYGFVATLQPDANFGRILAAYGGVFVAGSLLWAMVVDGFRPDRWDITGASIALIGVAVIMYGPR is encoded by the coding sequence ATGAACATTGTGAAGTCGGTCATGTTGTTCGCGGTGGCCGCCCTGTTCGAGATCGGCGGGGCATGGCTGGTGTGGCAGGGAATTCGCGAGCATCGGGGATGGCTGTGGGCCGGAGCCGGGGTGATCGCCCTCGGTGCCTACGGCTTTGTCGCCACGCTGCAACCCGACGCCAACTTCGGCCGCATCCTCGCCGCGTACGGCGGCGTGTTCGTGGCTGGGTCGCTGCTCTGGGCCATGGTGGTCGACGGCTTTCGGCCCGACCGCTGGGACATCACCGGCGCGTCGATCGCCTTGATCGGCGTCGCGGTGATCATGTACGGCCCGCGCTGA